One Azospirillum sp. B510 genomic window carries:
- a CDS encoding MarR family winged helix-turn-helix transcriptional regulator, whose product MSMQQSVAAPAVYTDLGRVMESITRRFLDVLRMELARIGVTDLSPTQALMLLHIGTEELSVRDLLERGYYLGSNASYNLKHLVEAGYVDRSPSQRDRRAARLKLSDQGLATCEALRKLEAMRADSLLRTDSDGADFETTYRTLRRLERAWTDLIRYDDADPA is encoded by the coding sequence ATGAGCATGCAGCAGAGTGTGGCGGCCCCCGCGGTCTACACCGACCTTGGCCGCGTCATGGAAAGCATCACCCGACGCTTTCTCGACGTGCTTCGGATGGAACTGGCCCGCATCGGCGTGACCGACCTCAGCCCGACGCAAGCGTTGATGCTGCTGCACATCGGCACCGAGGAACTGTCCGTCCGTGACCTGCTGGAGCGCGGCTATTATCTGGGGTCAAACGCCTCCTACAATCTGAAGCACCTGGTCGAGGCGGGCTATGTCGACCGCAGCCCGTCCCAGCGCGACCGCCGGGCCGCGCGGCTGAAACTGTCCGACCAGGGGCTCGCCACCTGCGAGGCGCTGAGGAAGCTGGAGGCGATGCGCGCCGACAGCCTGCTGCGCACCGACAGCGACGGGGCCGACTTCGAGACCACCTATCGAACGCTTCGCCGGCTGGAGCGCGCCTGGACCGACCTGATCCGCTACGACGATGCCGACCCCGCCTGA
- a CDS encoding SDR family oxidoreductase, translating to MDLGIAGRRAIVCAASKGLGRACAVALAREGVHVTLTARSADALEATAEEIREATGVTVTTAAGDIATEEGRAAALAACPEPDILINNAGGPPPGDFHDWEREDWIRALDANMLAPIFLIKATVDGMIARKFGRIVNITSAAVKAPIPILGLSNGARAGLTGFVAGLSRQTVRHNVTINNLLPGPFETDRLRKTMEGGAKAAGRSIDEEMELRRKTNPSGRFGDPEEFGAACAFLCSARSGFMTGQNILLDGGAFAGTL from the coding sequence ATGGATTTGGGCATCGCCGGCCGCCGCGCCATCGTCTGCGCCGCCAGCAAGGGGCTGGGCCGCGCCTGCGCCGTAGCACTGGCCCGCGAGGGGGTTCACGTCACCCTGACCGCCCGTAGCGCCGATGCGCTGGAGGCGACGGCGGAGGAGATCCGCGAGGCGACCGGCGTCACCGTCACCACCGCCGCCGGCGACATCGCGACGGAGGAGGGGCGGGCCGCGGCATTGGCCGCCTGTCCCGAGCCCGACATCCTGATCAACAATGCCGGCGGCCCGCCGCCCGGCGATTTCCATGATTGGGAGCGCGAGGACTGGATCCGCGCGCTCGACGCCAACATGCTGGCGCCGATCTTCCTGATCAAGGCGACGGTGGACGGCATGATCGCCCGGAAATTCGGCCGCATCGTCAACATCACCTCGGCCGCCGTGAAGGCGCCGATTCCGATCCTGGGCCTGTCGAACGGCGCGCGCGCCGGCCTGACCGGCTTCGTCGCCGGCCTGTCGCGCCAGACGGTGAGGCACAACGTCACCATCAACAACCTGCTGCCCGGTCCCTTCGAAACCGATCGCCTGCGCAAGACGATGGAGGGCGGGGCGAAGGCCGCGGGGCGCAGCATCGACGAAGAGATGGAGTTGCGCCGCAAGACCAACCCGTCCGGCCGATTCGGCGATCCGGAGGAGTTCGGTGCGGCCTGCGCCTTTCTCTGCTCCGCCCGGTCCGGTTTCATGACCGGTCAGAACATCCTTCTGGATGGCGGCGCCTTCGCCGGTACTTTGTAG
- a CDS encoding HdaA/DnaA family protein, translating to MSLPAQIPLDLGHRTAMGCEDFLVAPSNADAVAWLDRWPSWPAPALTLFGPAGCGKTHLAQVWRAHSHALVTRGDALESGVVPSLLAPANAVVVEDADLVAGKPEREEALFHLYNLAREQRGHLLLLSRKAPSRWRTKLADLRSRLKGAPAVEVRPPDDALLAAVLVKLFADRQLRPGMEVITYLLARMERSLDFARRLVAALDHASLAAHRGVTVPLAREVLSDLQRSGSRTTR from the coding sequence ATGAGCTTGCCGGCGCAGATACCGCTCGATCTCGGGCACCGGACGGCGATGGGGTGCGAGGATTTCCTCGTGGCGCCCAGCAATGCCGATGCCGTGGCGTGGCTGGACCGCTGGCCGTCCTGGCCGGCCCCGGCGCTGACGCTGTTCGGCCCGGCCGGCTGCGGCAAAACCCACCTGGCCCAGGTCTGGCGGGCCCACAGCCACGCCCTGGTCACCCGGGGCGATGCTCTCGAGTCGGGCGTCGTGCCGTCCCTGCTGGCGCCCGCCAACGCCGTGGTGGTCGAAGATGCCGATCTGGTGGCCGGCAAGCCGGAGCGGGAGGAGGCGTTGTTCCACCTGTACAACCTCGCCCGCGAACAGCGCGGCCATCTGCTGCTGCTGTCGCGCAAGGCGCCGTCGCGCTGGCGGACAAAGCTTGCCGATCTGCGGTCGCGCCTCAAGGGTGCGCCGGCGGTGGAGGTGAGGCCACCCGACGACGCCCTGCTGGCCGCCGTGCTGGTCAAGCTGTTCGCCGACCGCCAGTTGCGGCCGGGGATGGAGGTCATCACCTATCTGCTGGCCCGGATGGAACGGTCGCTGGATTTCGCCCGCCGTCTGGTGGCGGCGCTCGACCATGCGTCGCTGGCCGCCCATCGCGGCGTGACGGTGCCGCTGGCCCGCGAAGTCCTTTCGGACCTGCAACGATCCGGTTCCAGAACGACCCGCTGA